The nucleotide sequence GCCGTGGTCGTCGACCACATGATGCAGCACGTCCTCCTCGCGGAGGACCTTCTTTTCATAGACCAGGATGCTGAGCACCGAGCTCTGGCGGACCTGGCCGCTGGCCGCGACCTCGAGCAGGCGCTCGTTGGCCGCCTCGAGATCCTCGAACTTGACCAGGTTGTGCTCGATCAACGCCGACCCCAGCAACCGGTTGGCGCGCATGAGCAACGGACGGTATTCGGCGGCAGGCATGGTGACTCGAACAAGTTACTCAGGTGGCAGGACTTGGCGATTTATTTTCTTTGGCCCGGAGCTTGAGGACGCGCTTTAGCAATTCTTTCCGGAGCTTGGGCAGACCGGCCTCGGAAAGGCAGGAAATCGGCACCAATTCCACCTTCGGATAGCGTTTTTTGAATTTCTTCAGGTTCACGACGGCGGCCTCCTCGTCCATCTTGTTGGCCGCGACGAGGCGGGGCTTTTTCAGGAGGGATTTGTCGTAGAGTTCGAGTTCCTTGAGCAGCTGCTTGTAGTCGTCTCGCGGGTCGCGGGTGTCGGTGCCGGCGAGGTCGATGATGATCAGGAGCAGCTTGCAGCGCTCAATGTGGCGCAGAAAACGGTGGCCGAGGCCCTTGCCGTCGCTGGCGCCGGCGATGAGGCCGGGGATGTCGGCGAGGACGAGGCGCTCGTACTCCGCGGGGTACTCAATCACGCCGATTTGCGGGTGCAGGGTCGTGAACGGGTACGGCGCGGTCTTCGGGCGGGCCTTGGTGATGAGATTGGTGAGCGACGATTTGCCCGCGTTGGGAAAACCGACCAGGCCGATGTCGGCAATGCTCTTCAGTTCCAGCCGGAACTCCCCGATCTCGCCGGGCAGGCCCGGGCCGGTCTTGGTCGGCGCGCGGTTGGTGGAGGATTTGAACTTGGTGTTGCCCATGCCGCCCTTGCCGCCCTTGAGCAGGACGAGGATCTGGCCGTCCTCCAGCACCTCGCCGATGACCTCACCGGTCTCCCGGTGGTAGGCGATGGTGCCGAGCGGCACGCGCAGGACGGCCGGACGGCCCTCCCGGCCGGTGCAATCCCCGCCCTGGCCGTGCTCGCCGCGCTCGCCGTTCCAGTGGGGCTTGTACTTGAAATCAATGAGGTTGTTCTGGTCCGTGTCCCCCTGGAGGACGACATCGCCGCCCTTGCCGCCGTCGCCGCCGTTGGGACCGCCCCAGGGCTCGTATTTTTCCCGGCGGAAGCTGCGGCAGCCGCGGCCACCGTCGCCGGCGCGGCATTTGATCGTGGTTTCGTCGATGAACATGGGGTTAGGACGTCCGGTTGGCGCCGGTTGTCAAAGCTTCCTCAGAGCGCCACTTTGATGCCCTTGCGGAGGTAGGTGGGCACGTCGAGGTCCTGGCCCTCGAAGAGGTTGCGGTCGGACTTGCCGAAGGCGCCGCGGTTTTCGGCCGGTTCGCCCCCTTGGAAACCGAATTCCTCCTGCTGGGGCTTGGGCTTGGTGGCCGCGGGGGCGACACCGGCAGCCTCGGGGGCGGCGGGAGCCCGGGACCGGGGGGTGGCGGGATCGGCGGCGGCCGCCGGGGCGACGGGTTTCTCCACCCGGCGCACGGGCGCGGGGGCCGGCCGGCGGACAAAATTGCGCCCCCCGACATCGGTGGTGCCGAGCACGCAGAGCTCGACGCGACCCTGCAGGGCCTCGTCGATGGCGGCGCCCATCACGACATGTGCCTCGGGGCCGAACTGCTCGGTCACGGCGGACATGATCTCGTTGACCTTGGTGAGGCTGAGGTCGGCGCCGCCGGTGATGTTCACGAGGAGGCGGTCGGCCTTGCGGGCGTGCTCCGGGGTGTGGAGCAGCGGGCAGTTCTTGAGATCATCCAGCGCGGCCTGCGCCGGATTGTCCCCGGTACCGGTGCCCAGACCGAAGAGGGTCTTGCCCCCGCGGTGGTGGAAAACCTGCCGGACGGCGGTGAAGTCCACGTTGATCAGGCCGGTGCGCGAGAGCATGGCCCAGATGGACTTCACGCCGCGGCCGATCCACTCGTCGGCGCGGGCGAAGGAGTCGAGGACGCTGGTCTGCTCGGTGCCTTCCTGCAGGAGCATGTCGTTGGAAAGCGGGATGACCGCGTCGCACACGCGGCGCAATTCGGCCAGGGCCTCCTCGGCCTGGCGGGCGCGGCGGCCGCCCTCGAAGCTGAACGGCAGGGTGACAAACGCGATGACGACCGCCCCCGCCTCGGCGGCAATCTGGGCCACGATGGGGGTGGCGCCCGAGCCGGTGCCGCCGCCCAGGCCGGCGACGAGGAAGACCAGGTCGGTGTCCTTGACGATCTCGGCGATCTTGTCGGCGTCGGCCTCGGCGGCCTTGCAGCCGAGCTCCGGGTCGCCGCCGGCGCTCAGGCCTCGGGTGAGCCCGGCGCCAATCAGGATCTTGTCCTGCACCGGCGAGGTGCCGAGGGCCTTGAGGTCGGTGTTGATGACCGCCAGCTGGAGGCGGTCGAGGTTTTCCATCTTGAGGCGGTCGACGGCGTTGGAGCCGCCGCCGCCCACGCCGATGAGCTTGATGCCGACATCGCGGTCGGCCATGGCCTCGAGAGGCAGTTCGGAAGAGGGCTGGTCCATGGTCAGGAAGAGGCGAAGATGCGCGTGAGATTGCTCAGCAGGCCGGGTTTGCGCCGGGCGGGCAGCGTGTGCTCGTGCGCGGTGCGCAGGCCGAACTGGAAGATGCCGAGAACGGTGCTGAACATCGGGTCCTTGAGCTCGTCCTTCACCCAGGCGGGCGCCTCGCCGCGGCGGGCGTTGAGGCCGAAGACGCGGGTGGCGGCCTCCTCGATGCCGGGCATGCGGGCGGTGCCGCCCGTGAGGATCACGCCGGCGCCGCAATGCTCGGCCACAAAGGCCGGGCCGAGTTTCTGCCGCACCACCTCGAGCAGCTCGAGGGTGCGGGCGGAAGTAATGGTCTCGATGCCGAGCTTGGGCACCTGGCGGTCCCCGAAGGCGCCGTCGCCGTCGAGCCAGACCTTGTCCGCCTTGTCCCGGGTCTGCACCGTGCCGCGGCCGTGGCGGAGCTTGAGCATTTCCGCCTGGGCGAGGGTCACGCGCAGGCCGATGCTGAGGTCGTTGGTGAGGTGGTCGCCGGCGACCGGGAGGGTGCCGGTGACGAGCACATGGCCGTCGCGGTAGAGGACGTAGTCGGTGACACCCTTGCCGAGATCGATCACGAGGGCGCCCTGGGAGCGTTCCTCCGGGGTGGTCAGGAGGGAGCCGGCGGCGAGGCTGGCGAGCACGAGTTCGCGCACCTCGAGGTGGTAGCCGCCGACGACGTGGATGTTGTCGCTCACCTTGCTTTCGCCCCCGTGGACGATCCAGTAACCGACCTCGAGCCGGCGGCCGGTCAGGTGCTCGGGATTCGGCACGGCGCGGCCGTCGAGGCGGAAGGGGCGGCGGATCTCGTGGATGCGGGAGCGGCCGGCGGGCAGCTCCTTTTCCTTGGCGAGGGCGCAAACCGACTCGATGTCGAGGGCGTTGACGGTGTTGTCGGCGGACTTCACGTTGACCGAGGCCTCGTTGTAGAAGGCGTCGAGGTGGCCGCCGCTCTGGGCGAGCCAGACCTCCTCGATCCGGGCGCCGGCGCGCTGCTCGGCCATCTCGAGGGCCTGGTGGGTCGCCTCGCAGGCGGCCTTGTAGTCGACCACCTCGCCCTTCATGACGCCGCGAGCCGGGGCCACGCCGACGCCGATGATATTGAGGCTGCGCCCGCGGGCGATCTCGCCCACGAGGACCACGACCTTGCCGGTGCCGATTTCGACGGCGCCGATGATGCGACTGCTGTTAGAGATCACGTTGCGATTTCCGTTGTGAAGGGTGAAGGGGGAAAGGGGTGGCGGGTGCCGGCGTGGTTTCCTCGGCCGAGCCCAGCAGGCGCACCGGCACCTGGCCGTCGAGCGTGAGGTTGACCGACTGGAGACCCGGTTCCGGCAGGGAACCCGCCGCGTCGAGCACATAGTCGAGCCGGGCGATCTGCTTGAAGTAATCGCGTTTGCGGCTGAAGACCACCTGCGGCACATCCTGCGCCTTCACCACGATCTCATCGGCTTCCTCCAGCCGGGCGAGCGAGACGATGAGCCAGTTTTGGTAGAGATGGGGCGCCTGGAGCTGCGCGGTGGAGAGCAGGGCGGAAACATCGGCCATGCCGGGGATCGGAGCATAACCCTTGCCGGCCTTGACCAACCGCACGCCGTCGAGCCACGGCAGGCTGGCCAGCAGCGGCTTGTCATAACCAAAGGCCTCGTACGCCACGCCGTCCTTGGCCACCAGCAGTTGTTGGGTGGTGCCATCGCCCTGGCCGGCCTGGATCCGGGCGACGGGCGAACGTTCCTGCAGGGTGACGACCAGGGTGTCGGGAAAACTGCGGGTCAGCACGGCCACCCGGATCTGGCCATGCGCGAGGAGCTTGTCCCGGAGCGCGGGCAGATCGAGCGTCATGAGGCTGGCCCCGCGGGGGAGGCCCAGCACCTCGCTCACCCACTTATGCCCGAGCACGCCGTCGGTGATGAGCACCGTCTCGCGCACGGGGGCGCTGTGCACGGCGGTGGCGAGGGCGGCGCGGTCGGAGGACCACGTATCGGCCACCGCATAGATCCCCCAGCCGGCGAGCGAAACCGACGCGACCGCGGCCGTGACCTTGAGCCAGGCGATCAGCCGCCGGCGGCGGCCGCGCTGCGACATCGCCGGCGAGCTCACCTCCTGGCGAATGGTGCGCCAGGAACGGCCGGGGGACTCGGCAGAGGGTGAGGGGGAAGGTTTCATCAAGGACGGGCGGCAGCCGGCTGGAATCGTTCCACGGCGGGAGCAACCAGTTCGCGGCACAGCGCGACAAAATCCAACCCCACGCAACGCGCACTCATCGGCAGCAGGCTGGTGTCCTTCATGCCGGGCAGCGTGTTGATTTCGAGCAAATACAGTTCGCCCTCCTGGGAAATCATGAAGTCGATCCGCGCGTAGTCGCGGCACCCGCAGGCCGCAAAGGCCGTTTCGGCCGTCGCGCGCACCCGCGTGGCCATCTCGTCGGAGAGCCGGGCCGGGGCGAGGTACTCGGTGAGGCCCTTGGTGTATTTGCTGGAGTAGTCGTAGACCCCCGACTTGGGCACGACCTCGACGATGCCCATGGCGCGACCGCGGAGCAG is from Lacunisphaera limnophila and encodes:
- the obgE gene encoding GTPase ObgE encodes the protein MFIDETTIKCRAGDGGRGCRSFRREKYEPWGGPNGGDGGKGGDVVLQGDTDQNNLIDFKYKPHWNGERGEHGQGGDCTGREGRPAVLRVPLGTIAYHRETGEVIGEVLEDGQILVLLKGGKGGMGNTKFKSSTNRAPTKTGPGLPGEIGEFRLELKSIADIGLVGFPNAGKSSLTNLITKARPKTAPYPFTTLHPQIGVIEYPAEYERLVLADIPGLIAGASDGKGLGHRFLRHIERCKLLLIIIDLAGTDTRDPRDDYKQLLKELELYDKSLLKKPRLVAANKMDEEAAVVNLKKFKKRYPKVELVPISCLSEAGLPKLRKELLKRVLKLRAKENKSPSPAT
- the ftsZ gene encoding cell division protein FtsZ, with protein sequence MDQPSSELPLEAMADRDVGIKLIGVGGGGSNAVDRLKMENLDRLQLAVINTDLKALGTSPVQDKILIGAGLTRGLSAGGDPELGCKAAEADADKIAEIVKDTDLVFLVAGLGGGTGSGATPIVAQIAAEAGAVVIAFVTLPFSFEGGRRARQAEEALAELRRVCDAVIPLSNDMLLQEGTEQTSVLDSFARADEWIGRGVKSIWAMLSRTGLINVDFTAVRQVFHHRGGKTLFGLGTGTGDNPAQAALDDLKNCPLLHTPEHARKADRLLVNITGGADLSLTKVNEIMSAVTEQFGPEAHVVMGAAIDEALQGRVELCVLGTTDVGGRNFVRRPAPAPVRRVEKPVAPAAAADPATPRSRAPAAPEAAGVAPAATKPKPQQEEFGFQGGEPAENRGAFGKSDRNLFEGQDLDVPTYLRKGIKVAL
- a CDS encoding cell division protein FtsQ/DivIB; translation: MKPSPSPSAESPGRSWRTIRQEVSSPAMSQRGRRRRLIAWLKVTAAVASVSLAGWGIYAVADTWSSDRAALATAVHSAPVRETVLITDGVLGHKWVSEVLGLPRGASLMTLDLPALRDKLLAHGQIRVAVLTRSFPDTLVVTLQERSPVARIQAGQGDGTTQQLLVAKDGVAYEAFGYDKPLLASLPWLDGVRLVKAGKGYAPIPGMADVSALLSTAQLQAPHLYQNWLIVSLARLEEADEIVVKAQDVPQVVFSRKRDYFKQIARLDYVLDAAGSLPEPGLQSVNLTLDGQVPVRLLGSAEETTPAPATPFPLHPSQRKSQRDL
- the ftsA gene encoding cell division protein FtsA; translated protein: MISNSSRIIGAVEIGTGKVVVLVGEIARGRSLNIIGVGVAPARGVMKGEVVDYKAACEATHQALEMAEQRAGARIEEVWLAQSGGHLDAFYNEASVNVKSADNTVNALDIESVCALAKEKELPAGRSRIHEIRRPFRLDGRAVPNPEHLTGRRLEVGYWIVHGGESKVSDNIHVVGGYHLEVRELVLASLAAGSLLTTPEERSQGALVIDLGKGVTDYVLYRDGHVLVTGTLPVAGDHLTNDLSIGLRVTLAQAEMLKLRHGRGTVQTRDKADKVWLDGDGAFGDRQVPKLGIETITSARTLELLEVVRQKLGPAFVAEHCGAGVILTGGTARMPGIEEAATRVFGLNARRGEAPAWVKDELKDPMFSTVLGIFQFGLRTAHEHTLPARRKPGLLSNLTRIFASS